Part of the Dreissena polymorpha isolate Duluth1 chromosome 12, UMN_Dpol_1.0, whole genome shotgun sequence genome, ATGCAGTACATGGGGAAGATGGCTGGGAAAATTAATACATAACTTGTAATAAGGCCGGGTCACACcatgaaattgtaaaatgattttctcAAATGTTAACTAGCTTTAGGCTATTACGTCACATGGCAACAATAGTGTCgattattatcaaatttaaaatatgttaatttatggACGTTTGGGTATTTTATTGCTTGTTTTTCTTTCTGCAATATGATGAATATCCATTTAGAGCAAATTGTGTCAATTACACACCATTCTTTTTGCATTAGGCAGTTCAAATCAAGTATTCATTTGGCAATGAAGAAATGCATTTGAGTCAGGGAAGCCAATTTAAGATCTATAGTTTATTCTCTGTGGTTCAAAGTATATCTTATAAAAATGGAAAACACTCATTTGGTCGGCGTTTAAATATTTGTACGGGTGAAAAACACCGCTTGTATCGCTCTATTTGAAACTTCACCAGTAATGTATTTGATTTTGTATTGGCTATATGTCGTGGTCCTTACAGAAAAGACTTTGAGATGATGACAAGATTTTCTCCCGTGGTGAGGTTTTAGGGGTTTCAATATTCCTACTTATAATTTTACGTTCGTATAGGCATTATATtattggatatatatatatatatatatatatatatatatatatatatatatatatatatatatatatatatatatatatatatatatatatatatatatatatgcattcactATTTTATATGAACTCAAGTAATATTGTTATAAAACTACTATGGGTTTTACAATTAGAGCAGTCATTTGCGAGCGCTACATCCGGTGGCACAGACACGCTTTTCTCAAAACCCATCAGGACAGGTTAATTGCGTCATATATTGTCTGTaatattaacatgtttaaacaCATAGCTGTTCTTAATGAACTCGTTAACATGAAAAGTTACCTAATCAGTAAACaagtatatttttttgtataccatTACAAgaataatgaattaatatttaactACCTAGTTCGAGATAACTTGTGTTCACACAATTTATACACATTTAAGTCGATTGCTACTTTAAAATTAGATATAACCCTTTAATAGCACTTAGTCTCCGATCGTCCTTAATTAGCTTTTGAGTATTCCGTATATgtgttgtacaatatttaaataatatttccagCAATGCAACGATATTGCGACAAGTTAATTGTTCTGTTGTATTGGCAGAAACTTAACCGTGTTACCATGTTTAATTTGTATAGACAACTTGCGTTTTGGCACTATCTATTATTGGTAAAATGATGAATTATAtgatgttttttaatataaatatttcgtTAAATGATTTCTCTAAAAGACAGTCAAGTATTTAAATCTGCTTTTTACAGTGAGATACTCTTTGATTTTTTCTGTCAACTTTTGCGTTGCATGCTGCGCAACCCATTAGCGACATCTCATGTGTTTCTATAACTGTGCACCATGTAAAATAGGATCTGATTACATCTGTAATCAAGGAGTGGACCATGTCGAATATATCGTGTGGTATTTCCTGTCTGTATCAAAAAGATCATCCTATCCTTAACATTAACCGTTAAAAGGTGGTaacatttttgtatgtgttatatTTTTCCGTATGTATTGTTTGATCTTGTACTGGCATTCAGTCACACTAAACCTTCATTCGTGATGAATACTCGTtaccaatatttttatttttgtgtcgaCATGTAAAACTATTTTTTGTATCTGTTATGGTTTACCGAGTGGTCCAATACTTAAAGGTTTAATTTAGCCGATTGTTGATTTCATAACACTTGATGTCTAGTGTATTGCATCTTTCATTTGCAACACCTACAGTTTTATCATGTTATAACAAATTCGAAATCAAATGTCTATCTATCTTTTTTGATGCAAACTCAACGTTGAATGGTGAATGGCAATGCAAATATGTGGTATGTGTCAGCGGAATCTAAACGCCATCTGACTATCGTGCATAAAAACCAAACAGAAAGAATGAAAATCCATTAAAAGTTAAAGAATTGTTGCCATGTTACAAACAGAACAGCGTTTTCATTAGGCAAACCTAGTTTCATTTAAGTACGTCCAGTATACGGATAGAAAGTTTTAACTAGTTTTATCTGTTAAGTTATTGCAATTCATATGTACTTTTTGCTAGTTTCACCTCTTGTATCCTTAACGATACACACGTTGCATGTCTGtcatatttaatttatacaacTTTATTTTTAAAGTGAGGCGCGATTGCGAGTATAAAttccttcaaaaaaaaaaatccagcaAAGATTGTGAGTGTTTTGTATCACGTTTTTAATCCTTATCAGGCGGTGCATTTTTTTTGCCGCTAAATATCATTCATAATATCAATTTCTATTAACTTTTGTTTCTATATATCTTTTAAactttaatgtttacaattttatatgtttcGAAAGATTTATGCGTTAATTTTTGTTCCCTAtcctcattaaaaaaaaacattttacgtCATTTTTGCAAGTGGCGATCAATACCGGAAGTAAATAAGATTTATTATATGTGAATGTGTATAACGATTTGATGAATCGTTGTGTGATATGTCACATTCCATACAGCATAATATATAAcgatttgtttaatgtttaccGTGTTTATGTAATAGTTTGGTGCATTGTATATTGcatcatatatataatacaacattTGCAATTGAAACAGATGTGGgttattttctgtaaactattgATATCTAATACACGTGATCTGAGATATTTTTTCTGGTGAGTGAATTATACTGTTAGTGTTTGCCTGCATATGTAGCCGATGTTAGAATCTTTcttttttcaatcaatatttaaactatACCGTGCTTTTTCATTCAATATGCGCCTTCAATAGGAGATTGTAGGTAAGTTTAGAGAAAGAGGGACATGTAATTATAACAGATAATGAACAATGTAAGACTCGAATTATAGCGCGCTAAAACATATGATCACACgacagaaaacaaacaaaaactaacaAGATACCCGCAATACTTATGTTGAAAATCAAAAGTTTGAATCATGACAACtgattttatttacatatatacttTTACAGCATTAAACACGTTATATATAATTCTTGAAATCAGGAGCAAAATTACTCTTTCTTGAAATCTCTGCCTATGGTAAGTCAATACAAATGcgaacataaatataataaaatgaatataaatagtAAAGAATTTTTAAAATGTGCATACGTTCGACACTCGAAGCAATAACAGCTTAATTTCTTGAATAATGACTTGATTTcagatatattgaaatatattaattgaGTCAATGAACATGTTGTAATTGTGTTTAATTACTTATCTATTAAATTGACGACTTGCAAACAAGCCTTAAATTCACACTAATTTCTTCTGAAATTCAATGCTTCGTACGTGTGCTCCTTTTGTTCGGTTTCAATGTGGGTGTTTTGATACAAATCTGAAATGGAGCATAAAGAATAACATCAAATGTTAGATAACATTTACACAAAGTTGAACAATTTCGCTGTGTGAATTTTAcaaatcgtacatgtatggtactTTGAACTTAGGATTTACAATTGGAAAttgcattatattttaaatagtatTTCACTCTAAACTTTAGTTCAAAAGCTATCTTACGTCCGTCACTGTCATGACCGACTGTGAGAAACGCTTTCAAGCAGTCATATATGAAAACGAACTGAGCctgaaataaacataatacaaatgaGAATGCTCGATGTTATAGAAATGTATTCAATAATTGACGACACAATAACGTGTGCACATCCGATCATTTAATGATTCTTCCAAAACTAAATTATGTACACTACGAAGCTAAATTACATTACGGAAATACTAATATACATCAGTTTCAGATTAATCAAAACTGATGCTGCGGTATTATTCCTTAACGATATAGTTCTTTTGAGAGTTACtaatattttagtttatatttctTACATTGCTATTTTGTATAGTTAACTCTTTATTTTACCTAAAAAGCTCGAATGAATAATGCAGTCCAGATTATACAATTAATagcttttttaaataactgtgAAAAAGTTGCTTTATTAAAGGAAGACAACGAATACAAATTTATATTCTGCTACCCGTTAATAATCTTTACTTTCCAATACCTCAGTCTGCACCATGTTACACCGGTGTTCTCGAATGTCTAAAACGAGTTGGAAGATATCTACGTCTTCATGGTCACGGATATGCTGCAGAAGATGATCCACCGCGATGAAGGTTCCCGTTCTCCCAACTCCATCGCTAGCATTGAACATGAACATGGGAGCAAAAAATCATTATCGGTAGAGACGCTTACGATAATGCGCACGTTACAAATTCATTTGCAAATACGATGGACAATATATCACATTGAAAGGCACTTACGTAGACAAGGTATTTCAGAATTTTGTTTATGTGTGTTTCGGTGTGAATGTTTATTAGGATATTACCATCTgcagaatacaaataatatatgcTACAAAATAATTGTGATACACTACCTATATACATTACCTGCAATGGACCACAAAAGGACAACCATTTCCTGCAGGGGCCCTTGCTTTCTGTACAGCTTGTACAAATTCTAAAAACAGTTTGGGCTTTTCTGGACACCCGGCGTCTGGCCATTTAATGAACCAAAAATGCTTAATACTCCTGCGCTCCTTGTtctaaaatgaaaaattaaaaacattaagtacattttgaaaaaaatacaggtATTTTTATACGAAACGTTATTATACGATCTCAATTAATCCAGTTGATTTGTTAGtcgaatacaatttatttcaaCATCGACATGTACACatatatacaaacattaaaatattgtaaaaatgttcCAAGTGCATaagtgttaaaataaaataaaacaattaaaaatgaaaaggaAGAAAGGAAGAAGTATGGGAATGAGAAACGACTAACACACAATGTAAGGTAGGATTAGTGCATGAATAGGTATACAAATAGGACTTCTATAAAGATGAACACTGAAATTCATGACTGAAGAGAAATTGTTAACAACAGTTATTTAAGACGTTATAACACTTAATGGTACGGTCATTGCGTAATTATTTTAGCAAAATAAGAAGATATCGTAATTAAACCATTACTTAAATTGAGGGCAACAATGTCCTTCTGTTCGTGTTTACTGATTTCGAATTTAATTTTTCTTTATCACTTGTTTGAAGATAATTTATTTTCTGTCttgtaaattatttaatactttcTTTTTGCACCTGCTTCAGATTTGAGAATCAAAATGAATGCAAGTGGAACAAACGGCCTTTGCATTTTAGCATATTGTTTGTAAATTTACAAATGTAATATCTCTAAAATATTTCGAAGATAATACGTTTGATACCTATAAATAACAGACAATTGATCCCGTTCATAGTTATTTAATCGGTAATGTATATCGCTCTCCGAATTCGGTAGCATCAAATCTCAGAAACAATTCAATATTTGCTTTGATAAACCGcacaatatttgaatatttattgcAGGAAACATTAATGAAAAGCAAATAAATCTGTACATGTGatatacattaaaacatatattgaattTGAACATGATGTGTAATTTAATAAATGAACCAACTAGAATAACGCCTCATTCCTGTATTTTAGATTATATTGCTATTTGTAGTTAATTTAATTGTTTCACTCAGGAGTATTCGAACCAAAATCTATAAGCAATCATTGTTGAACAAACCGTTTTTTTCTGATACGTATCGAGATGTGAAAACAATCACTCACGGTGAACCATTAGAACATAAATTTTATACGGAGCACCGTACTTTTCCGAGTAACATTACCAGTTTTATTTCGAAGATACGCAGTTTGTAGAACGACAGGTCCCTCTCAGATTGTTTTGAGACAAGAAGATTTCCGTAAAAGACTTGCTCGTTGTCCGGCCAATACATGTCACACTTGAACTAAGAATTAAATATTTGCGAACTTAACTGGATttcgtctttttttataaatgattatttctttttttttaattaatttttaagtGTTTATGACAGCACTAAACATTCCGTCAGTATCGAACTATTTCCTGTGCAAAATGTAATATGGCTTTTATGAAACAGTTTATATCatgttttaaatcaattaaaatatatttaaaaaatcgaaatatttttaattacaaCACCATTCACGTTTCCAGAATACTATTAACAAATATTTGCGATcaattagtttaaacaaaaatgttaatttgAGTCGACCCAACAGTCACCCTATATTTTATTGTCTTTGTGAATTGTTACCACATTCTAAAAAAGTGAAACATCTCAAAGTATTTTAAATGAAATCTATCAGTGGCATTGTGAACTTTATGTGAATGCTAAACATTTActgtttgacaaacacatctgttcAATGTTTCTCGCGCTCAAATGTAAAAGACAAAATAAAGATGATGCAGAAAGTAACAAATTGTCAACTAGCGCAATTGTATGTCAATATCTGTATATATAATGCAGTATTCTGCAATGAATTtgttgaaatgtatttaaaacagcTCCCTTATTTACTGCGAATATTATTGATAATTTGTGTATTACTTTTCCCTTTTCCACCAGATTCGTCAGCATAACAATGATGTCCACCTTCTGTTCCCAGATCATTCGCCAGAAGTCTTCAAATGTTGTGCGTAACGGACCCTGGGTGGCGATGTACTCTCCTCGAGATTTATATCCCTGCCAACAATACAACATAAATCACCAGGCGATCGCAGGACACGGCCATGGAAGCTCGACCACGTAGTGTGCGTGACTATAGCTTTTTTAACTGTAAACGCCTCATCTctaatgtatttttaaacaaaatgtaccAAATAAAATATCCGGACTACATCACAATTCAGTCATTTGTATATTGATTAAGTTCAAACTATTCGAAAAATAATGAAAGCCGATTGATAACATTTTCGCAACTACATCTTTAAAAGAAATACCAACAAATACACTGTAGTATTTTATTCACTCTTAACGAGACATTGcagttaaaaaatgtatgaatGTTTTACTGTCTCTTTAAGGGTGTTTTAGAATACTCGAAGAAACACAAACCGGAATGTAATTTGCGTTGATGTAGTTGGCTCCATCAACATCGTCTGTTTGGCGGAGCTTCACACGTGAATGAtcaacttgaaatgaaatacattaaTAAACAAATTGACACATTCAAAAACATCAATGTAATCTTATCATAACGAGAAACGCAACAACACTGCAAGCTTATCAaatatgtaattaattattttattcgttCACATCTGACCTGAAACGTATATGAAATGCATTATTAACAAATGAACGATAATGAAATATGAAGTACCACATGAGTGCCGTCCTAAGACCCTTAAGGCATGCATTCAACTTTGGCTGAATTAACAAAGTTTGTGCACGAACACATTACAGTTGATTAACAATGTCATTTTGCAGAATGTGGTTGACAAACGTCTTCATTATAGATGATAAGGCAAATATAAATCAAGCGAAAGACGTTTCTTATTCATCTAACAAACGCAGTAAAGCATATACTACtatgtctactactactaccactactactacttctactactactacttctactactttatGTCCAACTAAAATCATGCATACTTTAGATAACGGGACTAAAACATTCTTAAAGCTCCTTTAAAGTAGGCTATTTATGAAGACGTGAGTTCGAATCCTAATGGAGGCGCATAGACACGTGTTCGAATAATTCATGAGACGTGTATTGTACACAAGTTTTTGGCTTTTGAATTTctttacaatgtcatttttataaaagaGTTACTTCATACGTTTGTGTATAGGAAGAgggaataattattttgtttgatacaTGTCGAGTCGCAGGACATATACCGTCGATATGACCCTGAAACGATATCCCCACAATACATTGCAATGTTGTGTCGATTTATTAAAGTGTCCGATACGAAGTTATATTCAGCATTCCGTTTATTACACATATGCATTGCATTTAGTCGCGTGTTCCATGTATGTAAATGTGACATATACTTATACACTTACACGGTAATATGTCCACGAAGCGGTTCTTTTGCAGGCAGCCCTCAGATAAAGCTGCTGTTATAGGAAGAACGGAATTTTTATCTTTCAGCATCTGAATCGGTAGGTATCAAAATAGTTATAAATAAATGCCtttgaaaacacataaaacaaacttatatcagaaaatacatatgtatattgtTTGTGTTACGTTTACTATCCAAAACAGACTCTTGTGAATAGGCAAGTGGATATAGCGGCTACCTTATAAGCCTGTCTAAAGAGACGGTTATCACTTTTGTGCATCTGGTCGACGTATGCTGGAAAGTCTGTAATATTGACCCTGCCAGGTCTAAACAAACAAGCATGCAATCAGCAAAATTAATACGACAACAAACATATATAGGATTCCATGCGTTTACtcaaatatatttacttatttgtattttgttgaaaataaaaaaaatcaggttTAAGTAATGTCACCTTGTAATATACAAGTATAAGGAACATTAATATCGAATTATCTAGGCGTAAAACCcagatatgtttttatattaagtGTTGTGTGTATTGTCCTTCATTGATAAGGCAATTTACCATATGGCTTTAAATTGATTGAAGAATTTCATGTCcgaaaaatatataaagttttgttgtattatcatagtatttaatacatttttgttattacTTGAATCAATGATACGAATTCCGTTATTTTAACAACATGTGTGGAATGATAGATCAGGAATTTAATACGTTTGAACAAACACCAACATAGTTAAATAAtggaaatttaataaaataatgaaacttTCAAACCTCGTCCCCGTTTGTTACATTTATGTATACGTGAACATCTcaacaacatatattttcaaaACGAATAAATACCTGAACATATTATAGTCTAAATCGTTGAGATATATATTCACTTCTGCTGCTCTGTGATCAGTCATCTTGCTTTTGAAACATCTAAAACAGcattcaaaaatattaaaaaaattatttcatataCAATTCGTATGACaggaaacaacaaaataaattctgaaaccatatttaaatgcaaaagtaCAACATATTTAGCTGTAGTGACAGTTGTATTGATTTTGTTGATGATTTTTGTTTCCTTTGATAAACTGTACACGTACAGAATTCTTGATTTGTAAAACTATATTACTAGGTTGAACTACCTGTGTACTCAATCGGAACCAGTATATTGAAGTACttataagaaatacaaatacGATAATGTTCACACATTTCTATTAAATCCGACTAATAAACAAttactcattttttaaatatgctttaaCACACGTACAGTTTGTTCGATCGCTTAATGCACACGATAGCGACCACCAAAGCAATACAAACAACTGCCCCTGCACATCCGCCGAGTACCGTGATGTCATTGAGAACTTTAGAAACTGGTGCTGAAACTCGGTCATCGCCTACTTTTTTGAAAACGAAAATCAATTGATAACACATGGCCCGTTTATTCATCACGAAATTCTTGGACTTATATTTTTAAGTACAGAaaactttttaaatgtaattttctaaTAGAATATTTTTAAGTACAGAAAATTTTTCAACTGTAATTTTCTAATAGAATAATGCAGTTTAATATGACATAGCATGTAACACCTTTTACTACAAAattcttcattaaaaacaataatttatcccAGTAGCAACATTTATAACCATTGCATATTCAGGCGCTGGGGTAATTgtcttattgttattttttaagtcTACGAATAGGTTGGTGAATACTGGTCTAGTTCGTGCGCATGTTGTATATACAGGGCAATATGCTTGATAGTGTTTAATGTAACATGCTTAAGCACAAGAGCTATTGGGTAAATTTAACACAAAATCTAAGAATATAGCACGTTTGCTGACAATTGCATAAGCCACATCAACATAAGACAATTGTGCATTTATTTCTTGATCgaagttaaatatttatttaacaggAAAGAACGAACCGGTCCAGATAGGGAGTGAGTACAATGTCTCTGTACATCCAGTTGTCGTACAGGCATATGACTTCACCCTGCATATGTATGGCAATACAGCCAACTTAATCAATTTCGACGTGTATAACACATACCAGTTAAATATgacataattacaataatacagcCATACGGCACATCTAATTAAGAATTTTATTTTGCACATTGAGAATAACATTATATACACAGTTGAGTGATGTACGTTATAGTTTTTAACAAAACTGAGTCACATAATGTTTCAAAAGAATATGCCGGCTTGTTTAGGAGAAGTACATACATAACATGTTTATGCCGATTATCGATAGGTCAACACTAACGACAATAACGACATACGACTTAAAAGCTAATACTCCATTATATTTTCGGTTTTACTAACGTATTAAGAACACAATTATTGTAAACTATTGTATGCCttttattatttagttataaataaatactttaacCTGTTCTATTACACAGTAAACGTAATATATCAAGATTCGACAGCATATTTGAACATGATTAAAGTTTAAGAGTTTTGAACTAAGATACGAAACGGTCCAATCGTTGAGACTCACCGATAGGACCTTCCTGGATGCAAAGGGCCGTTGCAGTACTTCTGATTGTTTAAACAATGTTCATTGCCAATGACGAAGATCAAATGTGTGTCGCTTACATTTGCATCGCGTCGCCTTCGTTTTGAGGCAAAAACGTTGACTTAAAGACACATAGACATGTTTGTCAtgcaataaaatgataaaaacatcATACTTAGCTTTACTTATTGCCTTGGTACATGTGTTGTTGTGAATTGTTGCTCATTTTAAAGGAAGTCAATATCTGGCTTTAGTAATTTAAGTAGTGTTTTTTATGAATTTGATCTCTATTTGCAATATTCTGTGGTCTGGAGTTTAGCATTACTATAATGCATGAAATACAATATTTGATCTCATCATCATACCCCTATTTCCCAAAACACCtgatacaattttaatatatatttcaactttgttaaatatgtcatttattttCATGACGTAATTTAATGATTTAGTGTTGTTTTCAAGCATCTACGTTTGTGCAATTTTAAAACTGAGACGACAATACGTAAGTGATTGGATAAAATAATATCAGGTTAGTTTCGAACATACATATGTTTGTTTTCTCGGCAAATAAAACTCATCGCAAAGGCTAGAGGTTGTGTTATTGTAATCcccacaaataaacaaaaataaaattatgtttgtgtAGTTTCATTTTCCAATATTCGTCAATGTTTTAAGATTTATTAGCATTTGATTAGTAGacaataacattttgtttattttatataattaatttagcTCAGCACATGATTACGAAAggcatatttaaaaacaaatactattGAACATACCTGTTTTGTTGTTGTGATCTTTGACGTTCATGTCTGGAAGAAACAAAACTTGGTTTTACACTAACAAATTACTTAGTAAGGGTTTACAAGCAGTGAGTAAGTCATTTTTGCTACCAGTTGTAACTACTTCTATTACGCTACACATTAATTAGTTATAGCTCATTTtccaagtaattaaatatttcgtGTAAAAAGACACTACCTGTTTCTGTGAAGTGAACCTTAACTTTagattctgaaaaaaaaacaacaacacttcgGTTCTTAATTATGACGCCAACATAAATATTGCAGTAACAACGTATGTTTTTGGTGGTATATTTTATAGAACATAATATCCGTTTATATTACTTGTTAAAGTGCtgacattattttcaaacaaattatcTTGGTTTGGATTAGTTTTCCAATTAAAACTTACATTTAAACTGCAATTTAAGCAAGAGGTCATATTTCTAAAAGCCGATAAGAAGTTTTTAAAATCACCATTCTCGGTAGTGTACTATTTACTCCATACAAAAAAGTTACCTGCACAAACACGCTAATTAATTATATGGGCTTGATACTAATGTGATTAAGTGTCGTTCAATGTGGGCATTCGAACTAAACAATGTCCTTACCGACCGCACACAGTGGCCTCCATTCTGGTGAAGTGGCTACATACGGTTGTATAACACTCTTATCTTTGACGTCTGACCACGTTGTGTAATGCGCATCTTTGAAAATTTGGTATTCAGTCAAGCTTCCAACAAATGAAGCTTCTGAAACGTCAACGATCACAAGCAAGGGAttcatataataattaaacataatataaatatattatacaacGAGTGCGTTGATAACTAATACTAACAATTTCATTAAAGCGTAAATTGGTAACCGGAATTTTTACTTAATG contains:
- the LOC127853931 gene encoding receptor-type tyrosine-protein phosphatase S-like — encoded protein: MSNTSVVDDEKMIAVLLPKAFLCNDFNGESIQWGVVVAQDSAANEASFVGSLTEYQIFKDAHYTTWSDVKDKSVIQPYVATSPEWRPLCAVESKVKVHFTETDMNVKDHNNKTVNVFASKRRRRDANVSDTHLIFVIGNEHCLNNQKYCNGPLHPGRSYRVKSYACTTTGCTETLYSLPIWTGDDRVSAPVSKVLNDITVLGGCAGAVVCIALVVAIVCIKRSNKLCFKSKMTDHRAAEVNIYLNDLDYNMFRPGRVNITDFPAYVDQMHKSDNRLFRQAYKMLKDKNSVLPITAALSEGCLQKNRFVDILPFDHSRVKLRQTDDVDGANYINANYIPGYKSRGEYIATQGPLRTTFEDFWRMIWEQKVDIIVMLTNLVEKGKFKCDMYWPDNEQVFYGNLLVSKQSERDLSFYKLRIFEIKLNKERRSIKHFWFIKWPDAGCPEKPKLFLEFVQAVQKARAPAGNGCPFVVHCSDGVGRTGTFIAVDHLLQHIRDHEDVDIFQLVLDIREHRCNMVQTEAQFVFIYDCLKAFLTVGHDSDGHLYQNTHIETEQKEHTYEALNFRRN